One Lutzomyia longipalpis isolate SR_M1_2022 chromosome 4, ASM2433408v1 DNA segment encodes these proteins:
- the LOC129796347 gene encoding serine proteinase stubble isoform X2: MWRKWMTYQLVIIVMWFSETNFAGNFKITHKPCSVRQFEGTCMFVWECIKSRGQHVGMCVDSFMFGSCCSHNLTADDVILTQKITYIPNKPPTATKKPQVFSSKPVTSASGMTTILRPNGGGMLVVRPSFHKPNTFHTTNTLAVNHQNIAQNTASNSIAPEEDNAVQDSSDHRPASQHWQSSTQPSFVTNPRPATTTIKTYLPQKHKTKPSKKPIYATTAPLKASTTKATPHAPSKGKPTPQASRKPPTTTAAASTTPADRNATGGGAESRIFTISAAKGVECGISSMATRSETRIVGGKNAAFGRWPWQVSVRRTSFFGFSSTHRCGGAVLNKNWVTTAGHCVDDLLTSQIRIRVGEYDFSHVHEQFSYVERGASKKIVHPKYNFFTYEYDLALVRLESPLDFDMHISPICLPATDDLLIGENATVTGWGRLSEGGTLPTVLQEVTVPIVSNDRCKTMFLRAGRHEFIPEIFLCAGHDTGGQDSCQGDSGGPLQVKARDGHYFLAGIISWGVGCAEANLPGVCTRISKFVPWILENSI, encoded by the exons ATGTGGAGGAAATGGATGACATACCAGCTGGTCATAATTGTAATGTGGTTTTCCGAGACAAATTTCGCGGGAAACTTCAAGATTACGCACAAGCCGTGCTCAGTGCGACAATTTGAGGGTACATGCATGTTCGTGTGGGAGTGCATAAAGTCACGCGGTCAGCACGTTGGCATGTGCGTGGATTCCTTCATGTTTGGCTCGTGCTGCTCCCACAACCTCACAGCCGACGATGTGATCCTAACCCAGAAGATCACCTACATACCAAATAAACCTCCAACTGCCACAAAGAAGCCTCAAGTGTTCTCCAGTAAGCCCGTCACGTCAGCCAG TGGAATGACAACAATTCTTCGACCAAATGGAGGTGGAATGCTGGTTGTACGTCCCTCATTTCACAAACCAAATACATTTCACACCACCAACACATTAGCAGTCAATCATCAAAATATTGCCCAAAATACAGCAAGCAATAGCATAGCACCGGAAGAGGATAATGCTGTGCAGGATTCATCGGATCATCGGCCGGCGTCGCAGCATTGGCAATCATCGACACAGCCGAGTTTCGTGACAAATCCACGACCAGCAACGACAACAATTAAAACATACCTGCCGCAGAAGCATAAAACGAAGCCCAGCAAAAAGCCCATCTATGCCACAACGGCCCCACTCAAGGCTAGCACAACGAAAGCCACACCACATGCACCATCCAAGGGGAAACCCACGCCGCAGGCTAGTCGAAAGCCGCCCACCACAACGGCAGCAGCATCAACAACACCAGCTGATCGCAATGCAACAGGTGGTGGTGCTGAGAGTCGTATCTTCACGATATCCGCAGCCAAAGGAGTAG AGTGCGGCATCTCATCGATGGCCACGCGCTCAGAGACACGAATTGTGGGCGGGAAGAATGCAGCTTTTGGACGATGGCCGTGGCAGGTTTCAGTGCGACGGACATCCTTTTTTGGCTTTTCCAGCACTCATCGCTGTGGCGGTGCCGTCTTGAATAAGAATTGGGTCACCACAGCTGGTCACTGTGTTGATGA TCTCCTTACGTCGCAAATTCGAATACGAGTGGGCGAATATGATTTCTCGCACGTACACGAGCAATTCTCGTACGTGGAACGGGGTGCATCGAAGAAGATTGTCCATCCAAAGTACAATTTCTTCACATACGAATACGATTTGGCACTAGTCAGACTTGAGTCGCCGCTGGATTTTGACATGCACATCAGCCCAATTTGCCTACCGGCCACCGATGACCTGCTCATCGGTGAGAATGCCACAGTTACGGGCTGGGGGAGACTGAGTGAGGGTGGCACACTCCCCACGGTTCTGCAGGAGGTCACAGTGCCAATTGTCAGCAATGATCGGTGCAAGACAATGTTCCTGCGTGCTGGGCGCCATGAATTCATTCCGGAAATTTTCCTGTGTGCTGGACACGATACCGGTGGTCAGGATTCCTGTCAAGGGGACTCAGGGGGCCCACTACAGGTGAAAGCACGCGATGGACACTACTTCCTTGCGGGCATAATCTCATGGGGTGTTGGATGTGCTGAGGCCAATCTCCCTGGGGTTTGTACGCGAATCTCCAAATTTGTTCCGTGGattcttgaaaattccatCTGA
- the LOC129796347 gene encoding serine proteinase stubble isoform X1 has protein sequence MDSDSVNSTMWRKWMTYQLVIIVMWFSETNFAGNFKITHKPCSVRQFEGTCMFVWECIKSRGQHVGMCVDSFMFGSCCSHNLTADDVILTQKITYIPNKPPTATKKPQVFSSKPVTSASGMTTILRPNGGGMLVVRPSFHKPNTFHTTNTLAVNHQNIAQNTASNSIAPEEDNAVQDSSDHRPASQHWQSSTQPSFVTNPRPATTTIKTYLPQKHKTKPSKKPIYATTAPLKASTTKATPHAPSKGKPTPQASRKPPTTTAAASTTPADRNATGGGAESRIFTISAAKGVECGISSMATRSETRIVGGKNAAFGRWPWQVSVRRTSFFGFSSTHRCGGAVLNKNWVTTAGHCVDDLLTSQIRIRVGEYDFSHVHEQFSYVERGASKKIVHPKYNFFTYEYDLALVRLESPLDFDMHISPICLPATDDLLIGENATVTGWGRLSEGGTLPTVLQEVTVPIVSNDRCKTMFLRAGRHEFIPEIFLCAGHDTGGQDSCQGDSGGPLQVKARDGHYFLAGIISWGVGCAEANLPGVCTRISKFVPWILENSI, from the exons ATAGCGTAAACTCCACAATGTGGAGGAAATGGATGACATACCAGCTGGTCATAATTGTAATGTGGTTTTCCGAGACAAATTTCGCGGGAAACTTCAAGATTACGCACAAGCCGTGCTCAGTGCGACAATTTGAGGGTACATGCATGTTCGTGTGGGAGTGCATAAAGTCACGCGGTCAGCACGTTGGCATGTGCGTGGATTCCTTCATGTTTGGCTCGTGCTGCTCCCACAACCTCACAGCCGACGATGTGATCCTAACCCAGAAGATCACCTACATACCAAATAAACCTCCAACTGCCACAAAGAAGCCTCAAGTGTTCTCCAGTAAGCCCGTCACGTCAGCCAG TGGAATGACAACAATTCTTCGACCAAATGGAGGTGGAATGCTGGTTGTACGTCCCTCATTTCACAAACCAAATACATTTCACACCACCAACACATTAGCAGTCAATCATCAAAATATTGCCCAAAATACAGCAAGCAATAGCATAGCACCGGAAGAGGATAATGCTGTGCAGGATTCATCGGATCATCGGCCGGCGTCGCAGCATTGGCAATCATCGACACAGCCGAGTTTCGTGACAAATCCACGACCAGCAACGACAACAATTAAAACATACCTGCCGCAGAAGCATAAAACGAAGCCCAGCAAAAAGCCCATCTATGCCACAACGGCCCCACTCAAGGCTAGCACAACGAAAGCCACACCACATGCACCATCCAAGGGGAAACCCACGCCGCAGGCTAGTCGAAAGCCGCCCACCACAACGGCAGCAGCATCAACAACACCAGCTGATCGCAATGCAACAGGTGGTGGTGCTGAGAGTCGTATCTTCACGATATCCGCAGCCAAAGGAGTAG AGTGCGGCATCTCATCGATGGCCACGCGCTCAGAGACACGAATTGTGGGCGGGAAGAATGCAGCTTTTGGACGATGGCCGTGGCAGGTTTCAGTGCGACGGACATCCTTTTTTGGCTTTTCCAGCACTCATCGCTGTGGCGGTGCCGTCTTGAATAAGAATTGGGTCACCACAGCTGGTCACTGTGTTGATGA TCTCCTTACGTCGCAAATTCGAATACGAGTGGGCGAATATGATTTCTCGCACGTACACGAGCAATTCTCGTACGTGGAACGGGGTGCATCGAAGAAGATTGTCCATCCAAAGTACAATTTCTTCACATACGAATACGATTTGGCACTAGTCAGACTTGAGTCGCCGCTGGATTTTGACATGCACATCAGCCCAATTTGCCTACCGGCCACCGATGACCTGCTCATCGGTGAGAATGCCACAGTTACGGGCTGGGGGAGACTGAGTGAGGGTGGCACACTCCCCACGGTTCTGCAGGAGGTCACAGTGCCAATTGTCAGCAATGATCGGTGCAAGACAATGTTCCTGCGTGCTGGGCGCCATGAATTCATTCCGGAAATTTTCCTGTGTGCTGGACACGATACCGGTGGTCAGGATTCCTGTCAAGGGGACTCAGGGGGCCCACTACAGGTGAAAGCACGCGATGGACACTACTTCCTTGCGGGCATAATCTCATGGGGTGTTGGATGTGCTGAGGCCAATCTCCCTGGGGTTTGTACGCGAATCTCCAAATTTGTTCCGTGGattcttgaaaattccatCTGA